A single region of the Sphingomonas sp. LY29 genome encodes:
- a CDS encoding site-specific integrase, whose amino-acid sequence MTAIRKRVWTDGKGEERQAWLVDYRDSGGKRRAKQFARKKDAEAWSTQAAWQVSQGVHTADSQSVTVKQAGDIWIARVEADDRERATVDNYRAILDRHIAPLIGAERLSRLTMPAVRIFADKLLESRSRPTAARALHHLRMILKEAQGRGLVAQNVALGVRLPKAAREKSKVEIPSKVELKAMLDASGPELRPFVMTAIFTGLRASELRGLVWRNLDLKKGIVTVTQRADRFDQIGLPKSEAAHRSVPLPPALVSELKAWKLRCPISKLDLVFPAAGGGVLNYKNFMTRQFLPMLVKAELKRYGLHALRHAAASAWIHQGIDLKRLQTWMGHGSIQLTIDRYGHLLKDDDRDAALAAAAQRELLG is encoded by the coding sequence GTGACCGCAATCCGTAAGCGGGTCTGGACAGACGGTAAGGGCGAGGAGCGCCAGGCGTGGCTCGTCGACTATCGCGACAGCGGCGGGAAACGGCGGGCCAAGCAGTTCGCTCGTAAAAAGGATGCCGAAGCGTGGTCGACTCAAGCCGCTTGGCAAGTGAGCCAGGGCGTCCACACAGCCGATAGTCAAAGCGTCACCGTGAAGCAGGCCGGCGACATTTGGATTGCCCGTGTGGAAGCCGATGATCGCGAGCGCGCCACGGTCGACAATTATCGGGCCATCCTCGATCGCCATATCGCCCCGCTAATCGGCGCTGAGCGGCTTAGTCGCCTAACGATGCCAGCGGTGCGGATATTCGCCGACAAGCTGCTGGAGAGCCGTTCTAGGCCCACGGCGGCGCGAGCGCTCCATCATCTGCGGATGATACTGAAAGAGGCGCAGGGCCGGGGGCTGGTCGCGCAGAACGTCGCCTTGGGCGTCAGGCTTCCAAAGGCCGCCCGCGAGAAGTCCAAGGTGGAGATCCCGAGCAAGGTGGAGCTTAAGGCGATGCTGGACGCCAGCGGGCCGGAACTGCGCCCGTTCGTCATGACAGCGATCTTCACCGGGCTTCGCGCGTCCGAACTACGCGGGTTGGTGTGGCGCAACCTCGATCTAAAGAAGGGGATCGTCACCGTCACCCAGCGCGCCGATCGCTTCGACCAGATTGGCCTGCCCAAGAGTGAGGCCGCGCATCGGTCGGTTCCCCTGCCGCCGGCGCTGGTGTCCGAGTTGAAGGCGTGGAAGCTGCGGTGTCCGATCTCCAAGCTGGATCTGGTGTTCCCCGCCGCTGGTGGCGGTGTCCTGAACTATAAGAACTTCATGACCCGGCAATTCCTTCCGATGCTCGTGAAAGCCGAGCTTAAGCGGTACGGGCTCCACGCCTTGCGTCACGCTGCGGCCAGCGCCTGGATTCATCAGGGCATCGACCTGAAGCGCCTCCAGACGTGGATGGGACATGGCTCGATCCAACTGACGATCGACCGCTACGGGCATTTGCTGAAAGACGATGACCGGGACGCGGCATTGGCGGCGGCGGCGCAGCGCGAGTTGCTCGGCTAG